AGGCGATACCAAAGACGAAGAAAAGCCTATTTTTGTCAACCTCCCCAAAGACAAGCTCCTTTCGTCTATTACCTTTGAAGAAGTATTAGAGCTTTTTGAAAAACCTCGCTTACCCCGTGAAATTGGTTTTTATGAAGACAAACCAATCATTATCGGAGCAGGCAAGCTAGGGCCTTACGTAAAACACGACGACAAATTTGTAAGCCTAGAAGCAACCGACGACCCTTTTACCATTGAAGAACCTAGGGCTATCGAGTTGATTCTGGCCAAAAGAGCTGCCGATGCAGGCGGTGCTTTGGGCGAATTTGAAGGACAGCCTATTTCTACAGGAAAAGGTAGATTTGGCCCTTACGTAAAACACGATGGCAAGTATTTCTCATTGGGCAAAACAGATTCTTTGACCAGTATTACTTTAGAAAGAGCTATTGAAATTATTCTTGCTAAAAGAAATCAAGAAGCTAATAAATATATCAAAGAATTCCCTGAAAATGAAAGCATTAAGGTCGTCAATGGCGTATATGGCCCCTATATCCAAATTGGAAAACGAAACGTGAAAATACCCAAAGATATGGTTGCTGCCGACCTTACCCTAGAAGATTGTATTAAGCTAGGTGAGGAAACTCCAGCCCCAACCCGAGGACGTAAAAAATAGTGTTTCCCCAAAACCTTACCAAAGGCATAGAAGTACAAAATCACGTTGTATTTCTATGCCTTTTTCATTAAGTTATAATATATTTCTATTCATAAATAAAAAACTCTCAACTCATAATTGACTAACTTCCTCTATCACTTATGGTAAAGAAACAAAAAATCGTTGTGTTAACAGGAGCAGGTATATCGGCCGAAAGCGGTATAGCTACCTTTCGAGATGCCAATGGGCTATGGGAAAACCATGCTATAGAAGAAGTAGCCACACCCGAAGGTTGGCATAAAAATCCAGCATTGGTATTAGAATTTTATAACCAACGCAGAGCCCAACTAGCCAAAGTAGAACCCAATCGAGGACATTTGATTCTAAAAACGTGGGAGGAGTATTTTGATGTTCATATTATTACCCAAAACGTTGATAACCTTCATGAGCGTGCAGGTTCTAGCAATATTACACACCTTCATGGCGAACTAACCAAAGTAAGAAGTACCTATAACCCCAATTTGGTATATGATATTGGCACAAAGCCGCTACATTTAGGCGATAAATGCGAAAAAGGCTCACAATTACGCCCACATATTGTATGGTTTGGCGAAGGTGTTCCGATGATAGACCTTGCCATAAAAATTACCCAAGAAGCCGATATTCTTGTCATTGTGGGTACATCGATGCAGGTATATCCTGCCGCAGGACTCATCGACTATGCCGGTAGCCGTGTTCCTATTTATATTATTGACCCTCACAAGCCCAACGTATCATTAAAGAGAAATATGACTTTTATTGAAGAAAAAGGAAGTCTTGGCCTACAACAGCTCTCTAATATTTTACGCCCTACCCA
The DNA window shown above is from Flectobacillus major DSM 103 and carries:
- a CDS encoding SIR2 family NAD-dependent protein deacylase codes for the protein MVKKQKIVVLTGAGISAESGIATFRDANGLWENHAIEEVATPEGWHKNPALVLEFYNQRRAQLAKVEPNRGHLILKTWEEYFDVHIITQNVDNLHERAGSSNITHLHGELTKVRSTYNPNLVYDIGTKPLHLGDKCEKGSQLRPHIVWFGEGVPMIDLAIKITQEADILVIVGTSMQVYPAAGLIDYAGSRVPIYIIDPHKPNVSLKRNMTFIEEKGSLGLQQLSNILRPTQ